In the Nicotiana tabacum cultivar K326 chromosome 16, ASM71507v2, whole genome shotgun sequence genome, one interval contains:
- the LOC107786108 gene encoding inactive RHOMBOID-like protein 8, whose product MAESSKFQTQIEIKQQMAAARFSTELTAEELLKEERVPFPFFKPLSQKGANTWIISLFVILHLGAFIATMIVNDCWENSHGDCALKPLRRFSFQPLSENPLLGPSASALDEIGALRKTLLTNNHQLWRIFSSPWLHAGLFHLIINLSSVIFVGIHLEQEFGPLRIGVIYILSAITGSLVAALFIQDRPSVSSSGALVGLLGTLLSSVIRNWKLYTNKFAGLVATMTILMTTLVLGLIPYINNFANIGGFMSGFLLGFVLLFRPQQEKLACNKGGIFEFDAKHIVKRRKTLDKPVQRGVVLVIFALLLAGIIIAVLHRVDANKYCSWCHYLDCVPSKWWSCTDKAFHCEKMVNSEHLTLSCPNTGRFRVFPFTDISEARFQDVCNLICS is encoded by the exons ATGGCAGAGAGTTCGAAATTCCAAACACAGATAGAAATCAAGCAACAAATGGCGGCGGCGAGATTCTCGACTGAGCTGACGGCGGAGGAACTACTGAAAGAAGAGAGAGTTCCATTCCCCTTCTTTAAGCCGTTGTCTCAGAAGGGAGCCAACACGTGGATCATTTCTCTCTTTGTGATCCTTCACTTGGGCGCTTTCATTGCTACGATGATCGTTAATGACTGCTGGGAGAATTCACATGGCGATTGTGCCCTTAAACCTCTTCGTCGTTTCTCTTTTCAGCCCCTCTCCGAGAATCCACTGCTCGGCCCATCAGCTTCTGC GTTGGATGAAATTGGAGCGCTTAGGAAGACTTTGTTGACTAATAATCATCAACTCTGGCGTATCTTCTCAAGCCCATGGTTGCATGCAGGGCTTTTCCATCTGATCATCAACTTGTCATCTGTAATCTTCGTGGGGATTCACTTGGAGCAAGAATTTGGACCAC TAAGAATTGGAGTTATATACATACTCTCAGCGATTACTGGTAGTCTAGTTGCTGCACTTTTCATTCAGGATCGTCCATCAGTTTCTTCCTCTGGTGCATTGGTTGGATTGCTTGGTACACTGCTCTCTAGCGTCATCAGGAATTGGAAACTTTATACCAATAAG TTTGCAGGGCTAGTGGCTACTATGACAATCCTGATGACAACTCTTGTCCTTGGACTGATACCTTACATCAATAATTTTGCTAATATTGGAGGATTCATGTCAGGATTCCTTCTAGGGTTTGTGCTCTTGTTCAGACCTCAACAAGAGAAACTAGCTTGTAATAAGGGAGGTATATTTGAGTTTGATGCCAAGCACATTGTCAAGCGTAGGAAAACTTTGGACAAGCCTGTTCAGAGGGGTGTTGTCCTTGTTATCTTTGCTCTTCT GCTTGCTGGAATTATAATAGCAGTTCTGCATAGAGTTGATGCAAACAAGTACTGTAGCTGGTGTCACTACCTTGATTGCGTTCCATCCAAATGGTGGAGCTGCACTGACAAGGCATTTCATTGTGAG AAGATGGTCAACTCGGAACATCTGACCTTGAGTTGTCCAAATACTGGTAGATTCAGAGTTTTTCCCTTCACTGACATTTCAGAGGCAAGGTTTCAGGATGTATGCAATTTGATATGTTCCTAG